From the genome of Thermodesulfobacteriota bacterium, one region includes:
- a CDS encoding putative baseplate assembly protein, with protein MGLPVPNLDDKTFDEIVQEARSLIARFAPGWTDHNVHDPGITFIELFAWLAEMQIYQLNRVTDENYEKFLKLAGLSPIPAQPARVEITFENITAEKVMHAGTQVITEIMGEKIVFETEEEFTLIPVSLKSVITTRGSQSVDNTEANEKDGIDFAPFGEGAPQGAALELGFDKPLPEKDIHITFVIFDEDLPSPGSHGVEQPQVAPSANVVWEYLSGGIWNAVSIKKDNTLALTRSGRIVFEGPASMDKKDGLYWIRCRLEGGGYEIVPRIYRILLNTVSAVQVETVSYEDLGTGLGIPEYKVKLKKPPVIKGSQQIQVQKEGSEWEDWKEVDDFEFSGPADLHYMFGPEKGEITFGNGLNGRIADVSHRIRATYKTTLGQSGNISQGQIWWINKAGFEGIIGENQKEAEGGKAAESIEQAKGRAKKDFRTRYRAITSGDYELLAISTPGMRVARAKAIPGYNPDYPCITVPGAVTVVVVPYVREGTVTPVPGDGFIQTVFRHLDAHRLVTTDLYVIGPEYVKISVKCRVHMMKRSSPIEIGKRVKEALERFLDPLEGGPDGKGWPFGRSVFPSEIYQIIDGVEGVDYATGVSISAEGQYMIQGGIIKISPIALVFSGEHELEAV; from the coding sequence ATGGGCCTTCCCGTCCCCAACCTAGACGACAAAACATTTGACGAGATTGTCCAGGAGGCGCGCTCTCTCATCGCCAGATTTGCACCGGGATGGACCGACCACAACGTCCATGACCCGGGGATTACCTTCATCGAGCTCTTTGCCTGGCTGGCAGAGATGCAGATTTACCAGTTAAACCGGGTGACTGATGAAAATTATGAAAAGTTTCTCAAGCTGGCAGGACTTTCTCCTATTCCTGCTCAGCCCGCTCGGGTGGAGATTACGTTCGAAAATATAACCGCGGAAAAGGTTATGCATGCAGGTACGCAGGTCATTACCGAAATCATGGGAGAAAAGATCGTATTCGAGACGGAGGAAGAATTCACTCTTATTCCGGTCAGTCTTAAATCTGTTATTACCACTCGTGGCTCACAATCCGTCGATAATACCGAGGCTAATGAAAAAGACGGCATCGACTTTGCTCCTTTTGGCGAAGGAGCTCCCCAAGGTGCAGCCCTCGAATTAGGATTTGATAAGCCCCTGCCGGAAAAGGATATTCATATTACCTTTGTTATATTCGATGAAGACCTCCCATCCCCTGGAAGTCATGGAGTAGAACAACCTCAGGTTGCTCCCTCTGCAAACGTAGTCTGGGAATACCTGAGCGGGGGAATATGGAATGCTGTCTCTATCAAGAAGGATAACACCTTGGCTTTGACCAGGAGCGGAAGAATCGTCTTTGAAGGGCCGGCTTCGATGGATAAAAAAGACGGTCTTTACTGGATACGGTGTCGTCTGGAAGGAGGAGGTTACGAGATAGTCCCCCGGATATACAGGATATTGCTTAATACTGTTTCAGCGGTTCAGGTTGAAACTGTCAGTTATGAGGACTTAGGAACAGGGCTTGGTATTCCTGAATACAAGGTAAAGCTCAAGAAGCCGCCGGTTATAAAAGGTAGCCAACAAATTCAGGTCCAAAAAGAGGGTAGCGAATGGGAGGACTGGAAGGAGGTGGATGATTTTGAGTTCTCCGGTCCCGCCGATCTTCATTACATGTTTGGCCCGGAAAAGGGAGAGATTACGTTTGGAAACGGCCTTAACGGGCGAATTGCTGACGTATCACACAGGATCAGGGCCACTTATAAAACTACCCTTGGGCAAAGTGGGAATATTTCTCAAGGGCAGATATGGTGGATTAATAAAGCCGGATTTGAGGGAATCATCGGAGAGAATCAAAAAGAGGCAGAGGGCGGTAAAGCAGCGGAATCCATAGAACAGGCAAAAGGGAGGGCAAAAAAGGATTTCAGGACGCGCTACCGCGCTATCACTTCAGGGGATTACGAACTACTAGCAATCTCTACGCCGGGGATGAGAGTGGCCAGGGCAAAGGCAATACCTGGTTACAATCCCGACTACCCCTGTATTACAGTCCCGGGTGCAGTTACGGTCGTGGTTGTTCCTTATGTTAGGGAGGGAACGGTCACCCCGGTTCCCGGAGATGGCTTTATCCAAACCGTTTTTAGACATCTGGATGCACACAGATTAGTTACTACCGATTTATACGTTATCGGCCCTGAGTACGTGAAGATCTCCGTAAAGTGTCGGGTTCATATGATGAAAAGAAGCAGTCCGATCGAAATAGGAAAACGAGTCAAAGAGGCGCTCGAAAGATTCCTGGACCCATTAGAGGGCGGACCCGACGGAAAAGGATGGCCCTTTGGCCGTTCCGTATTCCCATCGGAGATATATCAGATAATAGATGGAGTGGAAGGTGTAGATTATGCAACTGGTGTTTCTATTAGCGCCGAGGGACAATACATGATACAAGGTGGCATAATCAAGATTTCTCCTATTGCTCTGGTATTCTCAGGAGAGCACGAATTGGAGGCTGTTTAG
- a CDS encoding phage tail protein I encodes MPEEFKTQIFKTTSQWESGLLYRLEGLKDRGITVCSVPTFVEWIQGMDGIGNPGGIAIDECGQIYFIDRDSGKLYLFDPITKRLERITVITDSCDKTVEIKEGTKIIIDSLTLWVLDPGNHRLLGFSRENFQVKYVINLEAPVDIGVDERGHTYVLDKKSGQIIEYDNCGRFIKSFGQSYLKEPVGMALGKENNLYVIDKGYNGFLRFTRDGEYLGIVGDFKNISDDFMPSVVTTDKEGNIFVVDGKTGIIHQFDPDGSHVAKIQIPGFTGTIHGLAADSKGNLYASTNQGIALLKTQDVFTKEPGVYYSKTLDSGIQYCQWNRLELKVDLPPKTLLEVYYYSSDDQNLRDKIDQILSDPAKSTEEKADSIDNQIVTWVGPEKNPKDMLFRKKTGRFLWLKLALSTFDEKVRPAVTEMRVYYPRISYLRYLPAVYQEDPISSEFLERFLSLFETVFYGLETEISAVFKYFDPDTTPENFLTWLASWLNFGLEEAWPEGKKREFIRRASELYKLKGTALGIQRLIEIYTGKTPLIIEYSRIGKPVVLGGNFKLGVDSLIIQTPIRGFRLGDDSILGRVALRDTVQMPEDPFLQIAHRFTIILDLTPEEFAFYEKGLVRILNEEKPAHTIYNLRVIREAMVGIGTYVGISTKVADYEPLRLGINAGIGSNIVVMGGEKAGRVEQHSMLEKDTELI; translated from the coding sequence ATGCCCGAAGAATTCAAGACTCAGATTTTCAAGACTACTTCTCAGTGGGAGAGCGGCCTGCTTTATCGCCTTGAAGGGCTAAAAGACCGGGGCATAACTGTCTGCTCTGTTCCGACTTTCGTAGAGTGGATTCAAGGTATGGATGGAATAGGAAATCCAGGTGGGATTGCCATAGATGAGTGCGGGCAGATCTATTTCATAGATAGAGATAGCGGAAAACTTTACCTATTCGACCCCATAACCAAAAGGCTTGAGCGTATTACGGTTATCACAGATTCTTGCGACAAAACCGTGGAGATTAAAGAAGGTACGAAGATAATAATTGATAGCCTTACGCTCTGGGTCCTAGATCCCGGGAATCACAGGCTGTTAGGGTTTTCTAGAGAGAATTTTCAGGTCAAATACGTTATTAACCTTGAAGCGCCTGTTGATATAGGAGTTGATGAACGCGGACATACCTACGTCCTCGATAAAAAATCCGGTCAAATCATCGAGTACGACAACTGCGGCCGATTTATTAAAAGCTTTGGCCAATCGTATCTAAAAGAGCCTGTTGGAATGGCTCTAGGAAAGGAAAATAACCTGTATGTGATAGACAAAGGATATAATGGATTTCTTAGGTTTACGAGAGATGGTGAGTACTTGGGAATTGTCGGAGACTTTAAGAATATATCCGACGATTTCATGCCTTCTGTTGTTACTACAGATAAAGAAGGAAACATATTCGTTGTTGACGGCAAGACCGGAATTATTCATCAGTTTGACCCCGATGGAAGCCATGTAGCAAAGATTCAAATCCCCGGCTTTACCGGCACAATCCACGGACTGGCTGCAGATTCGAAGGGTAATCTTTATGCAAGCACTAATCAGGGAATTGCTTTATTAAAAACCCAGGATGTTTTCACGAAGGAACCCGGTGTTTACTACTCAAAAACCCTCGACAGCGGCATTCAGTATTGCCAGTGGAATAGGCTGGAGTTAAAAGTGGATTTGCCGCCTAAGACTTTACTCGAAGTTTATTATTACTCGTCTGATGACCAAAATTTGAGGGATAAAATCGATCAAATCCTCTCCGACCCGGCCAAGTCAACTGAGGAGAAGGCGGATTCCATAGACAATCAGATAGTAACCTGGGTAGGCCCAGAGAAGAATCCCAAAGACATGCTCTTCAGGAAAAAGACAGGACGATTCCTCTGGCTGAAGCTGGCACTCTCGACATTCGATGAAAAGGTCAGGCCGGCGGTGACGGAGATGCGGGTTTATTACCCTCGCATTTCATATCTACGCTATCTTCCCGCCGTGTACCAGGAAGACCCGATTAGCAGTGAATTCCTGGAGAGATTCCTCTCCCTCTTCGAGACTGTATTTTACGGCCTGGAAACTGAGATAAGCGCTGTCTTTAAATACTTTGACCCGGATACGACGCCGGAGAACTTCCTCACCTGGCTTGCCTCGTGGCTTAACTTTGGACTAGAAGAGGCTTGGCCGGAGGGCAAGAAACGGGAATTTATTCGTAGAGCATCCGAGCTCTATAAACTCAAGGGCACGGCGCTTGGCATACAAAGGTTAATAGAGATATACACCGGGAAGACCCCGTTAATCATAGAGTATTCGAGAATAGGGAAACCGGTTGTCCTGGGCGGAAATTTTAAATTAGGCGTGGATAGCCTAATCATACAGACCCCGATTCGGGGCTTCCGCCTGGGAGATGATTCCATCCTGGGCCGGGTAGCGCTCCGCGATACCGTTCAAATGCCGGAGGACCCGTTTTTACAAATTGCTCACCGCTTCACAATCATACTTGATCTTACCCCTGAAGAATTTGCTTTTTATGAAAAAGGACTGGTACGGATTTTAAACGAAGAAAAACCGGCCCATACGATTTACAACCTCCGTGTAATAAGGGAAGCGATGGTGGGAATCGGTACTTATGTGGGAATAAGCACTAAGGTAGCGGACTATGAGCCATTACGCCTTGGGATCAATGCTGGGATTGGGTCGAATATCGTAGTAATGGGCGGAGAAAAAGCTGGAAGAGTTGAACAGCATTCGATGTTGGAAAAAGATACGGAACTGATTTAA